Genomic DNA from Prunus persica cultivar Lovell chromosome G1, Prunus_persica_NCBIv2, whole genome shotgun sequence:
taTAAATACGATTTTTGGTTCAATCTCCGTAGAGGGTATTCCATAATTTCGACCCCAGCATCCGAACGCAAGAGAAAGCAGTGGAATATGTCCGGGCATGTAACGCCGCAAAATTAGAGAAGGCATGGGATttggattgtatttttttttttttctgaatttttgaTTGCATTAAATATTTGGGCATATGGATGCTACATTTGATTgaattatgtttgtttttgctgttGTTGGTAATTTAGATTTTTGCGAGGCCATTTGTTGGAGCAATGGATGGACATATAGATTCAATTTCCTGTATGGCAAAGAATCCAAACCATTTGACCAGAATATTTTCTGGTTCAATGGATGGAGGTACTTTGTTCTCTCTTAAAATTTCTAATGCCTTTTCTCTCTAGTTGGTATCCTATACTGCTTCTAAATCTAAGAAAAGCAAGTACCAAGAATTCATCTTAAGAAAAAGAACTGTGGCGATTTCTAATTAATACTTTTAGATTATAGAACTTTTAATATACTACTTTATTAAGCTATCGAGTTTGaatttgtttgaatttctCAACCCATTATAGTGTttgatatttcttttctttggcaGATATTCGGCTCTGGGATATAGCTTCCAGGTAACCACACACTGCTTAATCGAGTTGCTCAATTTCATACAGATGGGTTAGAATCTCAGTATTAGGCACTCTTCTGTAGAGAATCCACGTATGCTTTTCTCATGTGGAGTGTTATACGATTTAATTGAGATTCGGACCACTGTCCctggatttgttttttaatctGTAGTTCAAATCCTTTAATAGTCATTTCAATACTTCATGCATAAGGCATTGAAATCTGTTGTATTTGTTATATTCATTGGACCCAAAAAAGGCGAACAGTTTGTCAATTTCCTGGTCACCAAGGTGCTGTGCAAGGTTTAGCAGTATCTACAGATGGGCGTGTTCTTGTTTCTTGTGGAACTGACAGCACGTAAGGCATAACCTCCTAGGTTACTCCTGTCTCTATACATTTAATTGTATCTATCCGGTTATGAAGATTGTTCATGTTGAAATCACTATCTTCCATTTTCAGTGTCAGGCTTTGGGGTGTACCTGTTTCTACTCTTCTGGAGGAAGATGTCTCATCTGATAAATCTGCTGTGGTATTGCCTTCCTAATAGTGTGATATGTCGCTCCAATGAATGATTTTTCTATATTATATGTACTTaactaattataaattatatttgcAGCCACTGGAAACTTATGTTTGGAAGAATGCATTTCGGTAAGTTTCTTATTGATTTCTTGGAGGAGATGTTACTTAATTAGTTAGTTTTgcaaattaattgacatgtgcTATGATTTTTATGGGTTTTACTATGAAGGTTTACTTTCTCATTTTCAGGGCTGTTGATCACCAGTGGAATTTTGATCGTTTTGCTACAGGTGGAGCTGGAGTAGATATATGGAACCACAACAGGTTTTGATCTGGCCTGGTTATTCTTCTATtaagttgaagaaaaaaaaactgtttaTCCCTCTTACCATGACAATATACTTTGTGATGCATAGGTCTGCACCAGAGCAGAGTTTTGAATGGGGAACAGACACAGTTGTatctataaaatttaatccTGGACAGTCAGATATCTTGGCAACATCCGCAAGGTCTGCATTATTGCTTGTAGATAAGATACTCATCTAGTTCTAAAAACTTGTATGTTAAGCACATTAGATACCATGTGCTTGTTTATAATGGTTTTTGGTCTGAATACATTGGTTTCtaatttgagttttgagttatatttgttttgcttaATAAGGAATGGTACTGATAAAAGACTTTGTATTTAGCATCATGGAAAACAAATGGTTTCTTGTAGAAGAAGGTTCAGCTGCAAAGGGCAGCTTGTCTGCTGGGCAGCATCCATTTTTTCTTATGAAaacatcttcctcttcccccTTGTACTATCTTCCACATTGTAGTAAATATTACCAAAAATCTGAATCTCtcgttgaaaattgttgtGAACATGTGGCAAAGTGCCAAACCGACAATTAGTTTATCCATTTGAGGAAGTTGGTGGTTCTATTGTTACAGTGGCATGATTGTTTTCAATCCATGCTTTCtgtaatgattttattttatctttccttgtttgtttgctttcatttctaaaattaaattatgctAATATTGTACTTAGGAGAGaataatatatgattttttttggcagTGATCGCAGCATAGCAATATATGACTTGCGCATGGGGAAACCAGCAGCGAAGTTTATTATGAGGGTATTTATGCCAAATCACCACTTTCTGATTCAGTCCTTTATTTTACTGTTGTTTATGTTAACTTAAGGATTCTTAGCAACATTCGTGCTgtctcttaaatttttgtaTGTATTGGCCTTTCTGACTTACATTTTCTTTGGACAGACAAGAACCaattccatttcttggaatcCAATGGAGCCAATCAACTTCACTGCTGTAAGCATGTAACCTAAAGTTACTTAAGGATTTGGATTTGTCATAGTTTTGTATTTCTGATATTTGCATTACATAAGGCATTTGCTTCAGATTATCTTAGTGCATCCTTTTCATGgttttaggattttttatcATTACGTATGTTTCTGAGTTGAGTTTGGAATGGAACTTTAGATCTGTCTACCGACTGTAATTTGGTAATATCATTTTGAGCAACTTCCTCTGTGCAAAAACCTTCTAACCATATGTAAAATATTGGAATATCATGGTTACACTTATTATTGGTTTTTAGGAAACATCCTGATGAGGACATCTTTGTCAAACCCTTTAGGGTTTACAAACGAAAAAGATGGAAGAGGAAATTATTTAATTCGGTGTTCAAATCCTGCAATTTTGGAGCAATACATGATTTCTGCGTTTTTAACTTGATTTCTAAGTTTTCTATACTTTCAGCATTTCTTGTTTGACTAGGATTTggtttacttattttattagattTAGATTTAATTACCTTTTCTATTTGGTTTAGGATTTCTTTCCTAGAAtaagtttaatttcctttCCAGAGATTGGAGACTCCTTGGTGTGAAGCCAAGTCATCTTTACCATCTACTTTCTGTTTTGTCATTGTTTTCTCTTCCACTAAATTACCCAAACACTCAATTCACCCATATCCTACATCACATCCCTATGATGTCATAAACTGTGTAATCTGGTGACTTCCAGTAGTACACCAATGCTAGAATACGTGGACTTTCTTCCTTGTGAagcattttcttatcctatTCCATGAAAGTGCTAATCTAATTTCTCAATGACAGGCAAATGAGGACTCCAATTGCTATAGCTTTGATTCTAGAAAGCTTAATGAAGCTAAGTGTGTGCACAAGGATCATGTATCTGCTGTGTGAgttgatgatttttcaatTGAAATATTTGGTCTTTTTCTCCACTTCTGAAATCCATTTTTCCTGTTGtatatttaatatgaaaattttatacGCCAAACTTCTTTTTACCATTTCCAGGATGGATATTGATTATTCTCCAACTGGTCGAGAATTTGTCACTGGATCTTATGACAGAACAGTGAGTTCATTTCTAATATGATTTTGACAATGTTGTCAATGTGTAAATATGGCCATAGTTCTTTATCAAAAATTTGCCATTTGCAGGTGAGAATTTTCCAGTATAATGGTGGGCACAGCCGGGAAATTTATCATACAAAGAGAATGCAAAGGTTTGGTCTTCATGCGTTCCTTTTATTTGGGTTCTCGGATTTGTTGAACTTATGTAATTAGCTTTTATATGCCAATCACTTCGTGCTCCATTTCTTGAACTATGTGGCCATTGGATTCCAGAGTGTATTGTTTCACATAACAAAATGGAAACTATAGCTTTATGTTGACCTATTACATTATTCTGACTCTTTTGTTTCCCTCTTTCTGCTTTTTATGTAGGGTGTTTTGTGTCAAGTTCAGCTGTGATGCTAGTTATGTTATTTCTGGGAGTGATGACACTAATCTTAGGCTTTGGAAGGCTAAAGCATCAGAACAATTGGGAGTTGTAAGATATCTCCTCCTTTCCTCATGTTTCTGTTGTTGACCTTGGGTTGCAATAtggctttcttcttcttccattaCCTATTTGCTGAATTCACTTATTTACTTCTAGGATATTACATTGCAAATGTTGAACTGCTTCTTTGTGTGTAGTATTCTTaagggatttttttattttttatttggatggatgaaataaatacataaatggTTTGaacatagaattttattgGTACCATGCACACTATAGCCAATGTAGGCTTGAAACACACAGACTAGTAACTGCGAGTTGAATGGTTTCTATTGACTTTTTCAATATCTATACTTTTTTTGACATCCCTTCTTTTAGACATCCTAATATAAACTTTTAACCACTTGTTACCTGCAGCTTCTTCCAAGGGAACAGAAAAAGCATGAATATAATGAGGCGGTCAAGAATCGCTACAAGCACCTTCCGGAAGTCAAGCGTATTGTGAGGTATGATAAAAGGATTCCAGCAATTAGGCTCTTAAATTTGGTCTTTTGTTTTAGAAAAAAGCAAGTAATTATTGTCAATATATTTCCTATTGAGATATTACAAGATCCATCATCTATGCATGTTTCCTATGAAAGATTCTGGGAGTATTTGATGATTTTGTGGGCAGATGTAATGAGCAATAGAAAGATGCCCTTTTGATAAACTTCCATGTATAAAACCACCATTGTCCATTATACACTTCCCAGATTAATCTCTATAATATATGAGCTGGTTGCAACTTGTTATAATTTTAGGTCGGGCTTGCAGATTAGCGGTTCCTATATCTTAACATGTGAACCTGAT
This window encodes:
- the LOC18788921 gene encoding DDB1- and CUL4-associated factor 13 isoform X1, yielding MKVNVISRSTDEYTKERSQDLQRVFHNFDPSIRTQEKAVEYVRACNAAKLEKIFARPFVGAMDGHIDSISCMAKNPNHLTRIFSGSMDGDIRLWDIASRRTVCQFPGHQGAVQGLAVSTDGRVLVSCGTDSTVRLWGVPVSTLLEEDVSSDKSAVPLETYVWKNAFRAVDHQWNFDRFATGGAGVDIWNHNRSAPEQSFEWGTDTVVSIKFNPGQSDILATSASDRSIAIYDLRMGKPAAKFIMRTRTNSISWNPMEPINFTAANEDSNCYSFDSRKLNEAKCVHKDHVSAVMDIDYSPTGREFVTGSYDRTVRIFQYNGGHSREIYHTKRMQRVFCVKFSCDASYVISGSDDTNLRLWKAKASEQLGVLLPREQKKHEYNEAVKNRYKHLPEVKRIVRHRHLPKPVYKAAATLREMTDSRRKKHEKRKAHSAPGSIIEEPLRKRKIIKVE
- the LOC18788921 gene encoding DDB1- and CUL4-associated factor 13 isoform X2; translation: MKVNVISRSTDEYTKERSQDLQRVFHNFDPSIRTQEKAVEYVRACNAAKLEKIFARPFVGAMDGHIDSISCMAKNPNHLTRIFSGSMDGDIRLWDIASRRTVCQFPGHQGAVQGLAVSTDGRVLVSCGTDSTVRLWGVPVSTLLEEDVSSDKSAPLETYVWKNAFRAVDHQWNFDRFATGGAGVDIWNHNRSAPEQSFEWGTDTVVSIKFNPGQSDILATSASDRSIAIYDLRMGKPAAKFIMRTRTNSISWNPMEPINFTAANEDSNCYSFDSRKLNEAKCVHKDHVSAVMDIDYSPTGREFVTGSYDRTVRIFQYNGGHSREIYHTKRMQRVFCVKFSCDASYVISGSDDTNLRLWKAKASEQLGVLLPREQKKHEYNEAVKNRYKHLPEVKRIVRHRHLPKPVYKAAATLREMTDSRRKKHEKRKAHSAPGSIIEEPLRKRKIIKVE